AAGTTCATGGCGTCAGGGTGCTCTGCGCGTTAAGTGCACTTCGCCGCTGTTGACCGCAATTTGCTTATCATCCGCCGTGTGCAGCAATAGGGCGCCATTCTCGGCCAGGCCGATGGCATCGCCGATTATTTCACTGCCATTGGCCATGAGCACGCGAACTGGTTTATTGGCAAACGCGTGCGCGGCTTGCCATTCATGGCGCAGATTGCTGAGGCCGTGCTGTTCGAATTCATCCATGACTTCGTGCAAATGGCTAAGCAGTGCAGCAAGCAATGCATTGCGGTCGATAAGAGCGCCATGTATTTCGGTGAGGTCGGTAACCGATTGATCAATGCTGTCTCTCACGGTCTCGGGCAGTTGCAGATTGATGCCAATACCGATAATCGCCACTGTAGGTCCGGTCACGTCACCTTGTACTTCGATCAAGATCCCTGCAAGTTTGCGATGCTGCCACAATACGTCGTTGGGCCATTTCAGTTGCACTTCGTCTATGCCAAACTGGCGCAAGGTACGCAACAAAGTCACGCCTACCGCCAGGCTCAGCCCGGCCAAAGCGGCCATGCCCTGATTGAAGCGCCAGCGTATCGAACAGGTCAGGCTGCCACCCAGTACGCTTTGCCATACGCGGCCACGCCGGCCACGGCCCGCGTGCTGGGTTTCTGCCACCAGGCAATGCCGGTGCGGTGCGTCGGATGGTGCGCGCAGTAAGGCGGCGTTGGTCGAATCGATGCTGTTGACAACTTCGATGCTGAAATTGGCAGCGTTAACGC
Above is a window of Sulfuriferula thiophila DNA encoding:
- a CDS encoding biotin--[acetyl-CoA-carboxylase] ligase — encoded protein: MHTLLLPLLRTLSDGKFHSGETLAQQFGVSRASICNTLNTASSMGITLHKIRGRGYRLPIAPDWLDAALINTALGVNAANFSIEVVNSIDSTNAALLRAPSDAPHRHCLVAETQHAGRGRRGRVWQSVLGGSLTCSIRWRFNQGMAALAGLSLAVGVTLLRTLRQFGIDEVQLKWPNDVLWQHRKLAGILIEVQGDVTGPTVAIIGIGINLQLPETVRDSIDQSVTDLTEIHGALIDRNALLAALLSHLHEVMDEFEQHGLSNLRHEWQAAHAFANKPVRVLMANGSEIIGDAIGLAENGALLLHTADDKQIAVNSGEVHLTRRAP